The sequence below is a genomic window from Wyeomyia smithii strain HCP4-BCI-WySm-NY-G18 chromosome 1, ASM2978416v1, whole genome shotgun sequence.
TGATCAAGGAAAGTGATTCGCGGTACCAAATTTCTAGAGATCCGAAACTTCGACTGTATCATTATTGTTGTGAAATGTTTATTCTATTAACAAAATGGTCGTTCGTTACGATTTTTGCATCCTGGTGACTAAGTGCGCTCAAATGACTTCTAGAAATCAATTATGATATGTTTTAAGTacttaaacaaacaaaaaccacAAAGTCCAAAATCGGGCGAGTTTGCCATCATTTGTTTAGAATTCAACTAAGCTGTGAAAAGTTTTTTTCCATTTCTGTTCCGAAGAGGTCAAATTTGTTGAATATTTGTTCGGCATCTTTACACTCGCAATCGAAATATTTATCCAATTTGAGTTGATTTATGTTCAGTTTGATTTGGCACCCAAAAACTTGGCCGGTCAGAGCTGGGGGTAAACATTTTGTTCGTTTCACGAGTCTCGCCTGACGGACACAGTCAATCGTGTAGTAAATTACCGAAAGTGCGTTGATAGCGTCACGGATGATAATCCGCACCATTCAGCTCTCAATCAGCTTCGAATGTACTGGCGCACACGAAAACCTCCCTGGGGAGAGATCGTAAATATTTGATTGCCGCCTGTACGTTTTTAGACGGAATCAAATCGTTCGAATCTTCGCTTCATGGTTGTGCGGAATCGGCTCGCCATCGCGCACGtgccattcaaacgaaattTTGGAATAAAATTAAACGATAGCGATTGCAAATCATGTTACACGTACAAAAATTCATCGTTTCTAAAAATTGGTGGAGAATTGCATAACTATTTCCACTTAAAATCTAACCTATGCTTGTTAATATTCCAAGCAGTGCTAGCCATTCCATCACATCAACCCCATTGACCTCTGCGCTTACCATACCGTCTGCAGATCACGTTTGATGAAGACGCTgctgaaataataataatcgaATCAAAAATAATTACGCGCCATAACACTCACCCTCATCGCTGTGCGGCGCTACCACAGCCAGACAAGGGGAAGTGAGGAGCGAGTGACTCCACGGATTATGACTTTTGTTACGATCATCGATGCTGTGCAGTAGAAGAACGCACGCTGTTACGACGTCCGCTGCGGTGAAAACCAGTGGGTGGCATCCGTAACGGAGTAGCTTCGTTTAGCCGCACGCACGCTAGTTTCGGATTTTGGATTTCGGTAATTTTGAGGGATAACCTGCTGATTTGCGGTGGTCACATTAGAAGGGTGCTCCCGGCGGGGAGTTAACCACGAATCGGAGCGGCTTCTTTTGGAATACGGAACGGAGATCGTTAGATACTCGTTAGATTGTTTTTTGATAATAATGTAATAGAGtcgaaataaaatgaaaacgtTGGGCAGAGCGTTTTAATAAATTTCTTATCATGGTAAAAGTTTgtagtagttttttttaaattttattttgtagCTTCTGTTTTATATGTTATACAGGGTTTTagggagctcacttaaaataCTTTGAGAGGTAATAGAGGACCCTATGTGATAAggccaaaatttaactactgcagagttattcactttttcagtttttggttatgtttgccttaaaCGTGGTCTAGCACAAGAAATGTCAGAGCTAGCTGAGAAAGTTTcctaatcaatagtgtcttaaaaCGTCGAATAAGAGGGAATAGAAAACACTCCGAAAGGAACTAATctaaaatcaaatgtttttttgagaaataaactgccattttctctctgaaatgtgcgataaacatgggttttgttgttaactaaattaaacattgaaatcTACTCTACAAGCTGTTCTTTGACACTAAACATCTAATTCTTTcagtttagctgctatttcactttaaaagcaataagctgCCCCTTGATTTAGTATTGTaagattcacaattttctgctctaCTGTGTACGCGTCGTTTACGTCTTGTACATGCATGTCGTTTACGTCTTGTGCATGCACTGTATACTAGATCAAATCCTGCTTGGATTTCGTTCCGTTTCATGTTAAATCAATTCTCTTCATCAGAAGCGACAACGTTGAATAGAGttcaatttatgtttttttttcacgaaacggctaactccgcctgttacgattctcttggttcagtttagcctttacgaatagacttgaattattgagaactgtagcagagggtccaaagcccctgtaaaggaggatggttgcaacagctcttaaccatggctgttgcgtaaaatccaatggttaaaacccctaagctaaggtgttatgcggcccgtgccgatggatgacgtggtgggggggggggtttaagaaatacccagcctctaacggagcctgtggagtaccagggcacccttcacagtaattagcccttactgcatcacgcgggtcactgatgcagcggactcttctttacccagcgactcgtgggaattttatgaacgacaaaacttcacaaaattcggccaccggcagcctttctttgccggaacccatggactcatcggagcgtagtccaataaaaacaaacgcaccgggcagaacggaggagatggagcatgaggatgatttcaacctcgacagcgaatcgctgaaCGGAGGACCCTCggcttcatccttaatcctactttctccacaagggaatgacgaaagtcaaatggacttagttcccggtccacagaaaaggcccgatgacgaagggaaacccgaatcatcggcaccccttgtcaagcgactttcaaatgcgcaaaggcggtgactgagcaaaaatcttcgctccggtctctcgtacgaagaagccaggaagctggccctccttccaacagagcagcctgctcaatcgaaccaagttgccgtcaagcgacagcggtcggacgacttggtgtcaccaaacaccagtactaagtgtccacagcctaaaaaactgcggaacggcactggtttggggtcatcgggttcgaagccgctcccgaaggccacatatagggacatggtgggagctataagccttgcggttacttctgctacccaccccagctccctactcacaacggaccagcttcaggctgtccggacctccatcctcgatcacattgcggaccaggaaaatccaaccaccaagcccaagtttaacggttgccatctaaaaaatggcttcctgcaacttgcctgtgccgacaacgacacagtgcagtggttggaaagggaggtaccttctctcgtaccatgggagggagcacaacttcgtgtataccacatgaaggatctgccgaaggccagacggtatgtcggttacttcgcggacagtgcgaactctccggacgagaagattcttcgttcactccagaatcagaacgaccatctctctaccaaaatgtggcgagtctgtaaccgcaaattggtaaagaccttggtcgaactagttctggatattgacgaagaatcggccaaactcgttgagagtagaaattatgaactgcactacggtttcggcaaagcacgcatccgaaaggtaagcggaaggccgaacgtcacaggcgggaaagactccgtcgcaatgtcagggaaggtacgtgcgggtaactcctccgggagtactctgccaccacccaggcaaaacgatcctgcgaatgggctaaaggttcgcgtgggaaactcctccgggagtgccccacaaccacccaaacgcaaccctgcgattgggaaggtacgcgcaggatgctcccccgtgagtgccctgtcaccacccaaaaaacgcaaccccgcggctgctcggacggttccgccgaagactcgcaagagtgtgaagcatcaaccaccgaaaagtcgcaccccccggagtcaaaaaccgccacagtgtgcgcgacgaccttctgttgccaatcgactgctgcaaccgaagccgaacagtgaggaagagcaacttccatcaaccagccaaaccgctgttggcagccgtcagccaataccaggatcatctt
It includes:
- the LOC129733943 gene encoding uncharacterized protein LOC129733943, producing MVGAISLAVTSATHPSSLLTTDQLQAVRTSILDHIADQENPTTKPKFNGCHLKNGFLQLACADNDTVQWLEREVPSLVPWEGAQLRVYHMKDLPKARRYVGYFADSANSPDEKILRSLQNQNDHLSTKMWRVCNRKLVKTLVELVLDIDEESAKLVESRNYELHYGFGKARIRKVSGRPNVTGGKDSVAMSGKVRAGNSSGSTLPPPRQNDPANGLKVRVGNSSGSAPQPPKRNPAIGKVRAGCSPVSALSPPKKRNPAAARTVPPKTRKSVKHQPPKSRTPRSQKPPQCARRPSVANRLLQPKPNSEEEQLPSTSQTAVGSRQPIPGSSSDPDKDGNFTAK